Proteins encoded in a region of the Phaenicophaeus curvirostris isolate KB17595 chromosome 1, BPBGC_Pcur_1.0, whole genome shotgun sequence genome:
- the POU1F1 gene encoding pituitary-specific positive transcription factor 1 isoform X1 — protein MTCQAFASSDTFVPLNSESSPSLPLIMHHSAAECLAVSNHATNVVSTVPSVLSLIRTPMCSCIRRTMTTLGNALAGLHYSVPSCPYGNQPSTYGVMAGIKPATPEMLSASLSQSRILQTCSMPHPNVVNSVSTLQSSLTPCLYKFPEHALSASSCALGHGFTPMHQSLLTDDPTTTDFKQEFRRKSKSVEEPVDMDSPEIRELEKFANEFKLRRIKLGYTQTNVGEALAAVHGSEFSQTTICRFENLQLSFKNACKLKSILSKWLEEAEQVGALYNEKVGVNERKRKRRTTISIAAKEALERHFGEQSKPSSQEIMRMAEGLNLEKEVVRVWFCNRRQREKRVKTSLHQNTFSSIIKEHHECR, from the exons ATGACTTGTCAAGCGTTTGCTTCATCTGACACCTTTGTGCCCTTGAATTCTGagtcttctccctctctgcctctGATAATGCATCACAGCGCCGCAGAGTGCCTGGCGGTTTCTAACCATGCCACCAATGTTGTGTCTACag TCccatctgttttgtctttgaTCCGAACTCCTATGTGCTCCTGTATCCGCCGTACCATGACGACTTTGGGAAACGCTTTGGCAGGCCTTCATTACTCTGTGCCTTCATGTCCTTATGGAAATCAACCGTCTACCTATGGGGTGATGGCAG gGATCAAGCCTGCAACTCCAGAGATGCTATCAGCAAGTCTCTCCCAGAGTCGCATCTTACAGACATGCAGCATGCCGCATCCCAATGTGGTAAACAGTGTCAGCACCTTGCAAA GTAGCCTGACCCCTTGCCTTTATAAATTTCCCGAGCATGCGCTGAgtgccagctcctgtgccctGGGCCACGGCTTCACACCCATGCACCAGTCCCTCCTCACGGATGATCCCACCACCACAGACTTCAAGCAGGAGTTCCGCAGAAAAAGCAAGTCTGTCGAAGAGCCTGTCGACATGGACTCCCCTGAAATCAGGGAACTGGAGAAATTTGCTAATGAATTTAAGCTGCGGAGAATTAAGCTGG GTTATACACAAACCAACGTTGGAGAAGCATTGGCTGCTGTTCATGGCTCTGAATTCAGCCAAACTACCATTTGCCGGTTTGAAAACTTGCAGCTAAGTTTCAAGAATGCATGCAAACTGAAATCAATACTGTCCAAGTGGCTGGAAGAAGCAGAACAAGTAGGAG cttTATACAATGAAAAAGTTGGAGTGAATGAGCGGAAGAGGAAGCGCAGAACCACCATAAG TATCGCTGCCAAAGAAGCCCTAGAGAGACACTTTGGAGAACAAAGTAAGCCTTCTTCTCAGGAAATTATGAGGATGGCTGAGGGACTCAATCTTGAGAAAGAAGTTGTAAGAGTTTGGTTTTGCAACagaaggcaaagggaaaaaagagtgAAGACAAGTTTACATCAGAACACCTTTAGTTCTATTATCAAGGAGCATCATGAATGCCGGTAA
- the POU1F1 gene encoding pituitary-specific positive transcription factor 1 isoform X2, giving the protein MTCQAFASSDTFVPLNSESSPSLPLIMHHSAAECLAVSNHATNVVSTGLHYSVPSCPYGNQPSTYGVMAGIKPATPEMLSASLSQSRILQTCSMPHPNVVNSVSTLQSSLTPCLYKFPEHALSASSCALGHGFTPMHQSLLTDDPTTTDFKQEFRRKSKSVEEPVDMDSPEIRELEKFANEFKLRRIKLGYTQTNVGEALAAVHGSEFSQTTICRFENLQLSFKNACKLKSILSKWLEEAEQVGALYNEKVGVNERKRKRRTTISIAAKEALERHFGEQSKPSSQEIMRMAEGLNLEKEVVRVWFCNRRQREKRVKTSLHQNTFSSIIKEHHECR; this is encoded by the exons ATGACTTGTCAAGCGTTTGCTTCATCTGACACCTTTGTGCCCTTGAATTCTGagtcttctccctctctgcctctGATAATGCATCACAGCGCCGCAGAGTGCCTGGCGGTTTCTAACCATGCCACCAATGTTGTGTCTACag GCCTTCATTACTCTGTGCCTTCATGTCCTTATGGAAATCAACCGTCTACCTATGGGGTGATGGCAG gGATCAAGCCTGCAACTCCAGAGATGCTATCAGCAAGTCTCTCCCAGAGTCGCATCTTACAGACATGCAGCATGCCGCATCCCAATGTGGTAAACAGTGTCAGCACCTTGCAAA GTAGCCTGACCCCTTGCCTTTATAAATTTCCCGAGCATGCGCTGAgtgccagctcctgtgccctGGGCCACGGCTTCACACCCATGCACCAGTCCCTCCTCACGGATGATCCCACCACCACAGACTTCAAGCAGGAGTTCCGCAGAAAAAGCAAGTCTGTCGAAGAGCCTGTCGACATGGACTCCCCTGAAATCAGGGAACTGGAGAAATTTGCTAATGAATTTAAGCTGCGGAGAATTAAGCTGG GTTATACACAAACCAACGTTGGAGAAGCATTGGCTGCTGTTCATGGCTCTGAATTCAGCCAAACTACCATTTGCCGGTTTGAAAACTTGCAGCTAAGTTTCAAGAATGCATGCAAACTGAAATCAATACTGTCCAAGTGGCTGGAAGAAGCAGAACAAGTAGGAG cttTATACAATGAAAAAGTTGGAGTGAATGAGCGGAAGAGGAAGCGCAGAACCACCATAAG TATCGCTGCCAAAGAAGCCCTAGAGAGACACTTTGGAGAACAAAGTAAGCCTTCTTCTCAGGAAATTATGAGGATGGCTGAGGGACTCAATCTTGAGAAAGAAGTTGTAAGAGTTTGGTTTTGCAACagaaggcaaagggaaaaaagagtgAAGACAAGTTTACATCAGAACACCTTTAGTTCTATTATCAAGGAGCATCATGAATGCCGGTAA
- the POU1F1 gene encoding pituitary-specific positive transcription factor 1 isoform X3: MTCQAFASSDTFVPLNSESSPSLPLIMHHSAAECLAVSNHATNVVSTVPSVLSLIRTPMCSCIRRTMTTLGNALAGLHYSVPSCPYGNQPSTYGVMAGSLTPCLYKFPEHALSASSCALGHGFTPMHQSLLTDDPTTTDFKQEFRRKSKSVEEPVDMDSPEIRELEKFANEFKLRRIKLGYTQTNVGEALAAVHGSEFSQTTICRFENLQLSFKNACKLKSILSKWLEEAEQVGALYNEKVGVNERKRKRRTTISIAAKEALERHFGEQSKPSSQEIMRMAEGLNLEKEVVRVWFCNRRQREKRVKTSLHQNTFSSIIKEHHECR; encoded by the exons ATGACTTGTCAAGCGTTTGCTTCATCTGACACCTTTGTGCCCTTGAATTCTGagtcttctccctctctgcctctGATAATGCATCACAGCGCCGCAGAGTGCCTGGCGGTTTCTAACCATGCCACCAATGTTGTGTCTACag TCccatctgttttgtctttgaTCCGAACTCCTATGTGCTCCTGTATCCGCCGTACCATGACGACTTTGGGAAACGCTTTGGCAGGCCTTCATTACTCTGTGCCTTCATGTCCTTATGGAAATCAACCGTCTACCTATGGGGTGATGGCAG GTAGCCTGACCCCTTGCCTTTATAAATTTCCCGAGCATGCGCTGAgtgccagctcctgtgccctGGGCCACGGCTTCACACCCATGCACCAGTCCCTCCTCACGGATGATCCCACCACCACAGACTTCAAGCAGGAGTTCCGCAGAAAAAGCAAGTCTGTCGAAGAGCCTGTCGACATGGACTCCCCTGAAATCAGGGAACTGGAGAAATTTGCTAATGAATTTAAGCTGCGGAGAATTAAGCTGG GTTATACACAAACCAACGTTGGAGAAGCATTGGCTGCTGTTCATGGCTCTGAATTCAGCCAAACTACCATTTGCCGGTTTGAAAACTTGCAGCTAAGTTTCAAGAATGCATGCAAACTGAAATCAATACTGTCCAAGTGGCTGGAAGAAGCAGAACAAGTAGGAG cttTATACAATGAAAAAGTTGGAGTGAATGAGCGGAAGAGGAAGCGCAGAACCACCATAAG TATCGCTGCCAAAGAAGCCCTAGAGAGACACTTTGGAGAACAAAGTAAGCCTTCTTCTCAGGAAATTATGAGGATGGCTGAGGGACTCAATCTTGAGAAAGAAGTTGTAAGAGTTTGGTTTTGCAACagaaggcaaagggaaaaaagagtgAAGACAAGTTTACATCAGAACACCTTTAGTTCTATTATCAAGGAGCATCATGAATGCCGGTAA